A stretch of the Ananas comosus cultivar F153 linkage group 14, ASM154086v1, whole genome shotgun sequence genome encodes the following:
- the LOC109720121 gene encoding uncharacterized protein LOC109720121, giving the protein MQQDRVIAYALRQLKDYERNYPAHDLELTAAMFALKLWRHYLYGAQCEVFTDHLSLKYLFTEKELNLRQRRWLEFLTDYDFSIQYHLGKANVVADALSQKQSSAELSFMITRQDRLVEEFHRLEIEVVPTGATAELMTLVVQPILTEQIMLGQQSDPHLQKVLAEIKNGKDGDFSIHTDGSLRFKGRWCVPSDSELRKDILSEALRSLYTVYPGGTKMYRDLKQNIWWPGMKLDVAQHVAQC; this is encoded by the coding sequence atgcagcAGGATCGGGTCATTGCCTATGCTTTACGCCAGCTGAAGGATTACGAAAGGAATTACCCGGCTCACGATCTGGAGCTCACGGCAGCAATGTTTGCCCttaagctttggaggcattatctATATGGGGCACAATGTGAGGTATTCACTGATCACCTAAGCCTAAAGTATCTCTTCACcgagaaggagttgaaccttaGGCAGAGACGTTGGCTCGAGTTCTTGACGGACTATGACTTCTCTATCCAGTATCATCTGGGAAAGGCGAATGTTGTAGCTGACGCCTTGAGTCAGAAACAGTCATCAGCCGAGTTGTCTTTCATGATTACGAGACAAGATCGTCTTGTGGAGGAGTTCCACCGCCTCGAGATTGAGGTTGTTCCCACTGGGGCCACGGCTGAATTGATGACCCTGGTGGTACAGCCTATATTGACTGAGCAGATTATGCTAGGGCAGCAGAGTGACCCGCACTTGCAGAAGGTGTTGGCGGAGATCAAGAATGGTAAGGACGGGGACTTCTCTATTCACACCGATGGATCTCTTCGTTTCAAAGGCAGGTGGTGCGTGCCTAGTGACTCGGAGCTGAGGAAAGATATCCTATCCGAGGCGCTTCGATCCCTTTACACGGTTTATcccggtggaaccaagatgtatcgCGACCTGAAGCAGAATAtctggtggcctgggatgaagtTAGATGTGGCACAGCATGTGGCTCAGTGCTAG
- the LOC109720122 gene encoding SRSF protein kinase 1-like, protein FSWLQRYVALKVQKSAQHYTEAAMDEIKILKQIADGDPDDNRCVVKLLDHFKHSGPNGIHVCMVFEFLGDNLLTLIKYTDYRGIPLPMVKEICRHVLIGLDYLHRELSIIHTDLKPENILLVSSLDPSKDPRRSGTPPVIPNVKTDDQPPKTTVSTNGDLTRNQKKKIRRKAKRAAAATSVSGAATASQDADVSEDKGDSSAMNEDDGGSGGGEQSGAVRGHRRGSKGMRRTLVTEADLRCKLVDFGNACWTYKQFTSDIQTRQYRCPEVILGSKYSTSADMWSFACICFELATGDVLFDPHSGDNFDRDEDHLALMMELLGMMPRKIALGGRYSREFFNRYGDLRHIRRLRFWPLNKVLMEKYEFSEQDANDMADFLAPILDFVPEKRPTAAQLLTHPWINAGPLTCEPRSQPEPTQPSVDGVSEKQKKEKEERDAMAVGIGNIAIDGTAKVGKDSPAGSKVGKAVVTSSR, encoded by the exons TTTTCTTGGTTGCAGCGATATGTGGCACTCAAAGTGCAGAAGAGTGCGCAGCACTACACTGAAGCAGCAATGGATGAGATAAAGATCCTCAAGCAGATCGCCGACGGTGATCCCGACGATAATCGGTGTGTCGTCAAGCTCCTGGATCACTTCAAGCACTCGGGGCCGAACGGGATTCACGTCTGCATGGTGTTCGAGTTTCTCGGGGACAATCTCCTTACATTGATCAAGTACACGGATTATCGGGGAATTCCTCTTCCGATGGTGAAAGAGATCTGCCGTCACGTTCTAATTGGCCTCGACTACCTCCACCGCGAACTATCAATAATTCACACCGATCTTAAGCCTGAGAACATCCTCCTTGTCTCTTCACTTGACCCTTCCAAGGATCCACGACGCTCTGGGACACCGCCTGTTATTCCAAACGTGAAGACTGACGACCAACCTCCTAAAACCACTGTGTCGACTAACGGCGACCTAACAAGAAaccagaagaagaagatcagGCGGAAGGCAAAGCGTGCGGCTGCGGCCACGTCAGTGAGTGGTGCGGCCACTGCTTCTCAGGATGCTGATGTGTCAGAAGATAAGGGGGATTCTAGTGCGATGAATGAAGACGACGGTGGCAGTGGTGGTGGAGAACAGTCTGGCGCAGTGCGAGGCCATAGAAGGGGTAGTAAGGGAATGAGGAGGACGTTGGTTACGGAGGCTGACCTAAGATGCAAGTTGGTGGATTTCGGGAATGCATGCTGGACTTATAAACAGTTCACAAGTGACATCCAGACAAGGCAATACAGGTGCCCTGAGGTGATTCTTGGTTCCAAATATTCTACCTCTGCTGATATGTGGTCGTTCGCATGCATTTGCTTTGAGCTTGCTACTGGAGATGTGCTCTTCGATCCACACAGCGGGGACAATTTTGACAGGGATGAG GATCACCTCGCACTGATGATGGAACTGCTTGGAATGATGCCTCGCAAG ATAGCCTTGGGCGGCCGATACTCTCGCGAGTTTTTCAACCGGTACGGCGATTTGCGGCACATTCGCCGCCTGAGATTCTGGCCCCTCAACAAGGTACTCATGGAGAAATACGAGTTCAGCGAGCAGGATGCAAACGACATGGCTGACTTTCTTGCCCCTATACTAGACTTTGTTCCAGAGAAGCGGCCCACTGCCGCCCAATTGCTTACCCACCCATGGATCAATGCTGGGCCTTTGACTTGTGAACCAAGGTCTCAGCCCGAACCAACCCAGCCGTCAGTGGACGGTGTTTCTGAGAAgcaaaagaaggagaaagaggagcGAGATGCGATGGCAGTGGGGATAGGAAATATTGCAATTGACGGAACTGCAAAAGTGGGAAAAGATTCTCCAGCTGGCAGTAAGGTGGGAAAGGCAGTTGTTACATCTTCGAGGTAG
- the LOC109720702 gene encoding probable NAD(P)H dehydrogenase (quinone) FQR1-like 2 yields MGKGGGCVPSKKRQPAVATGNTLAAGDAPITADQKSPASSTDAAETPAAAAAAPASDLKLKVFIVFYSMYGHVEALARRMKKGAESIEGVEAALYRVAETLPAEVLEQMKAPPKDPQIPVITAPELVEADGLLFGFPTRFGAMAAQMKAFFDSTGQLWREQKLAGKPAGFFVSTGTQGGGQETTAWTAITQLAHHGMLFVPIGYTFGAGMFKMDDIRGGSPYGAGVFAGDGSRQPSETELSLAEHQGKYMASIVKRLAHS; encoded by the exons ATGGGGAAAGGAGGAGGTTGCGTACCGAGCAAGAAGCGGCAGCCGGCCGTGGCAACCGGCAACACTTTGGCGGCGGGGGACGCTCCCATCACCGCCGATCAGAAGAGCCCCGCGAGCAGCACCGATGCCGCCGAAACTCCCgcggctgcggctgctgctCCGGCGTCGGATCTGAAGCTGAAGGTGTTCATCGTGTTCTACTCCATGTACGGGCACGTTGAGGCCCTGGCGAGGCGGATGAAGAAGGGCGCGGAGAGCATCGAGGGGGTGGAGGCCGCCCTCTACCGCGTCGCCGAGACGCTCCCTGCGGAGGTGCTGGAGCAGATGAAGGCGCCCCCCAAGGATCCGCAGATCCCGGTCATCACCGCGCCGGAGCTGGTGGAGGCCGACGGGCTGCTCTTCGGCTTCCCCACGCGCTTCGGGGCGATGGCCGCGCAGATGAAGGCCTTCTTCGATTCCACCGGGCAGCTCTGGAGGGAGCAGAAGCTGGCCGGCAAGCCTGCCGGTTTCTTCGTCAGCACCGGCACCCAGGGAGGAGGACAGGAAACCACTGC TTGGACTGCAATCACCCAATTAGCCCACCATGGAATGCTCTTTGTTCCGATTGGTTATACCTTTGGAGCGGGAATGTTCAAGATGGACGACATTAGAGGAGGTTCTCCATACGGTGCCGGAGTTTTTGCTGGTGATGGCTCAAGGCAACCTAGCGAGACGGAGCTCTCTCTTGCTGAGCACCAGGGCAAGTATATGGCCTCTATTGTCAAGAGGCTGGCTCATTCTTAA